The Microcebus murinus isolate Inina chromosome 1, M.murinus_Inina_mat1.0, whole genome shotgun sequence genome includes a region encoding these proteins:
- the EIF4G1 gene encoding eukaryotic translation initiation factor 4 gamma 1 isoform X2, with protein MNKAPQSTGPPPAPSPGLPQPAFPPGQTAPVVFSAPQATQMNTPSQTRQGGFRSLQHFYPSRAQPPSSAASRVQSAAPARPGPAAHVYPAGSQVMMIPSQISYSASQGAYYIPGQGRSTYVVPTQQYPVQPGAPGFYPGASPTEFGTYAGAYYPAQGVQQFPTGVAPAPVLMNQPPQIAPKRERKTIRIRDPNQGGKDITEEIMSGARTASTPTPPQTGGGMEPQANGETPQVAVIVRPDDRSQGAITGVRPGLPGPEHSPSESQPSSPSPTPSPPPILEPGSEANLAVLSIPGDTMTTGMIQMSVEESTPIPHETGEPYCLSPEPTPLAEPILEVEVTLSKPIPESEFSSSSLQVPTPLPSHTVEIHEPNGVVPSEDLEPEEESSPELAPLPPPACPSESPVPIAPTAQPEELLNGAPSPPAVDLSPVSEPEEQPKEVTVSSAPATILTATPAMAPSATPPAQEEEMEEEEEEGEAGEAESEKGGEELLPTENTPVPPHSSQNLEAAAITQVAVSVPKRRRKIKELNKKEAVGDLLDAFKEVNVTVPEVENQPPAVNNPRPESEGSSVPPRPEEADETWDSKEDKIHNAENIQPGEQKYEYKSDQWKPLNLEEKKRYDREFLLGFQFIFASMQKPEGLPHISDVVLDKANKTPLRPLDPTRLQGINCGPDFTPSFANLGRPALSGRGPPRGGPGGELPRGPAGLGPRRSQQGPRKEPRKIIATVLMTEDIKLNKAEKAWKPSSKRTAADKDRGEEDADGSKTQDLFRRVRSILNKLTPQMFQQLMKQVTQLAIDTEERLKGVIDLIFEKAISEPNFSVAYANMCRCLMALKVPTTEKPTVTVNFRKLLLNRCQKEFEKDKDDDEVFEKKQKEMDEAATAEERGRLKEELEEARDIARRRSLGNIKFIGELFKLKMLTEAIMHDCVVKLLKNHDEESLECLCRLLTTIGKDLDFEKAKPRMDQYFNQMEKIIKEKKTSSRIRFMLQDVLDLRGSNWVPRRGDQGPKTIDQIHKEAEMEEHREHIKVQQLMAKGSDKRRGGPPGPPISRGLPLVDDGGWNTVPISKGSRPIDTSRLTKITKPGSIDSNNQLFAPGGRLSWGKGSSGGSGAKPSDAASEAARPATSTLNRFSALQQAVPTESTDNRRVVQRSSLSRERGEKAGDRGDRLERSERGGDRGDRLDRARTPATKRSFSKEVEERSRERPSQPEGLRKAASLTEDRDRGRDAVKREATLPPVSPPKAALSEEELEKKSKAIIEEYLHLNDMKEAVQCVQELSSPSLLFIFVRHGVESTLERSAIARERMGQLLHQLLYAGHLSTAQYYQGLYEILELAEDMEIDIPHVWLYLAELVTPILQEGGVPMGELFREITKPLRPLGKAASLLLEILGLLCKSMGPKKVGTLWREAGLSWKEFLPEGQDIGAFVTKQKVEYTLGEESESLGQRALPSEELTKQLEKLLKDGSSNQQVFDWIEANLSEQQIASNTLVRALMTAVCYSAIIFETPLRVDVAVLKARAKLLEKYLCDEQKELQALYALQALVVTLEQPANLLRTFFDTLYDEDVVKEDAFYSWESSKDPAEQQGKGVALKSVTTFFNWLRQEEEESDHN; from the exons atgaacaaagcTCCACAGTCCACAGGCCCCCCACCCGCCCCATCCCCCGGACTCCCACAG CCAGCGTTTCCCCCGGGGCAGACAGCACCGGTGGTGTTCAGTGCGCCACAAGCGACACAAATGAACACGCCTTCTCAAACCCGCCAG GGAGGATTCAGGTCTCTGCAG CACTTCTACCCTAGCCGGGCTCAGCCCCCAAGCAGTGCAGCCTCCCGAGTGCAGAGTGCAGCCCCTGCCCGCCCTGGCCCAGCTGCCCATGTCTACCCTGCTGGATCCCAAGTAATGATGATCCCTTCCCAGATCTCCTATTCAGCCTCCCAGGGGGCCTACTACATCCCTGGACAG GGGCGTTCCACATATGTTGTCCCGACACAGCAGTACCCTGTGCAGCCAGGAGCCCCAGGCTTCTATCCGGGTGCAAGCCCTACAGAATTTGGGACCTACG ctgGCGCCTATTATCCAGCCCAAGGGGTGCAGCAGTTTCCCACTggtgtggcccctgccccagTTTTGATGAACCAGCCACCCCAGATTGCTCCCAAGAGGGAGCGTAAGACG ATCCGAATTCGAGATCCAAACCAAGGAGGAAAGGATATCACCGAGGAGATCATGTCTGGGGCCCGCACtgcctccactcccacccctccccag ACGGGAGGCGGTATGGAGCCTCAAGCTAATGGGGAGACGCCCCAAGTTGCTGTCATTGTCCGGCCAG ATGACCGGTCACAGGGAGCAATCACTGGGGTCCGGCCAGGACTGCCTGGCCCAGAACACAGCCCTTCAGAGTCCCAGCCTTCATCACCTTCTCCGACCCCATCACCACCCCCAATCTTGGAGCCAGGGTCTGAGGCTAATCTTGCAGTCCTCTCTATTCCTGGGGACACCATGACAACGGGGATGATACAGATGTCTGTAGAAGAATCAACCCCCATCCCCCATGAAACTGGGGAGCCATATTGCCTCTCTCCAGAACCCACTCCTCTCGCTGAACCCATACTGGAAGTAGAAGTGACACTTAGCAAACCAATTCCAGAATCCGAGTTCTCTTCCAGTTCTCTCCAGGTTCCCACCCCCCTGCCATCTCACACAGTGGAAATTCATGAGCCTAATGGCGTGGTCCCGTCTGAGGATCTGGAACCAGAGGAGGAGTCAAGCCCAGAGcttgcccctctccctcccccggCTTGCCCTTCCGAATCTCCTGTGCCCATTGCTCCCACTGCCCAACCTGAGGAACTGCTCAACGGAGCCCCTTCGCCACCAGCTGTGGACTTAAGCCCAGTCAGTGAGCCAGAGGAGCAGCCCAAGGAGGTTACAGTGTCGTCGGCTCCTGCTACCATCCTCACTGCCACTCCAGCTATGGCTCCTTCAGCAACTCCCCCTGctcaggaagaggaaatggaggaagaggaagaagaaggagaagcagGAGAAGCTGAGagtgagaaaggaggagaggaacTGCTCCCCACAGAGAACACCCCTGTCCCACCCCATTCATCCCAGAATTTGGAGGCAGCAGCAATCACCCAAG tggCAGTGTCTGTGCCAAAGAGGAGACGGAAAATTAAGGAGCTAAATAAGAAGGAGGCTGTAGGAGACCTTCTAGATGCCTTCAAGGAG GTGAACGTCACAGTACCAGAGGTGGAGAATCAACCTCCTGCAGTCAACAATCCACGTCCAGAGTCTGAGGGCAGCAGTGTGCCCCCACGGCCTGAGGAAGCAGATGAGACCTGGGACTCAAAGGAAGACAAAATTCACAATGCTGAGAATATTCAGCCCGGGGAACAGAAGTATGAATATAAGTCAG ATCAGTGGAAGCCTCTAAACCTTGAGGAGAAAAAGCGTTATGACCGTGAGTTCCTACTTGGCTTTCAGTTCATCTTTGCCAGTATGCAGAAGCCAGAGGGATTACCCCATATCAGTGATGTCGTGCTGGACAAG GCCAATAAAACACCACTACGACCACTGGATCCCACCAGACTTCAAGGCATAAATTGTGGCCCAGACTTCACTCCGTCCTTTGCCAACCTTGGCCGACCAGCACTTAGTGGTCGTGGGCCCCCAAGGGGTGGGCCAGGTGGGGAGCTGCCCCGCGGGCCG GCTGGCCTAGGACCCCGACGTTCTCAGCAGGGCCCCCGAAAGGAACCACGCAAGATCATTGCCACAGTGTTGATGACCGAGGATATAAAACTGAACAAAGCAGAAAAGGCCTGGAAACCCAGCAGCAAGCGGACGGCGGCTGATAAGGACCGAGGGGAAGAGGATGCTGATGGCAGCAAAACCCAG GACCTGTTCCGCAGGGTGCGCTCCATCCTGAATAAACTGACACCCCAGATGTTCCAGCAGCTGATGAAGCAAGTGACACAGCTGGCCATCGACACCGAGGAACGCCTCAAAGGGGTCATTGACCTCATCTTTGAAAAGGCCATTTCAGAGCCCAACTTCTCTGTAGCCTATGCCAACATGTGCCGCTGCCTCATGGCG CTGAAAGTGCCCACTACAGAAAAGCCAACAGTGACCGTGAACTTCCGAAAACTCTTGTTGAATCGTTGTCAGAAGGAATTTGAGAAAGATAAAGACGATGATGAGGTTtttgagaagaaacaaaaagagatgGATGAAGCTGCTACG GCAGAGGAACGGGGACGTCTGAAGGAAGAGCTGGAAGAGGCTCGGGACATAGCCCGGCGGCGCTCTTTAGGGAATATCAAGTTTATTGGGGAGCTGTTCAAGCTAAAGATGTTAACAGAAGCGATAATGCATGACTGTGTGGTGAAACTGCTTAAGAACCATGATGAAGAGTCCCTCGAATGCCTGTGCCGTCTGCTCACCACCATTGGCAAAGACCTGGACTTTGAAAAAGCCAAG CCCCGAATGGATCAGTATTTCAACCAGATggaaaaaatcattaaagaaaagaagacatcTTCTCGCATCCGCTTTATGCTGCAGGATGTGCTGGATCTGCGAGGG AGCAATTGGGTGCCGCGCCGAGGGGATCAGGGTCCCAAGACCATTGACCAGATCCACAAGGAGGCAGAGATGGAGGAGCATCGGGAGCACATCAAAGTGCAACAGCTCATGGCCAAGGGCAGCGACAAGCGTCGGGGTGGCCCTCCAGGCCCACCTATCA GCCGTGGCCTTCCACTTGTGGATGATGGTGGCTGGAACACAGTCCCCATCAGCAAAGGCAGCCGCCCCATTGACACCTCACGACTCACGAAGATCACCAAG cctggCTCCATTGATTCTAACAACCAGCTCTTTGCACCTGGAGGGCGGCTGAGCTGGGGCAAGGGCAGCAGCGGAGGCTCAGGAGCCAAGCCTTCAGATGCAG CATCAGAAGCCGCTCGTCCAGCTACTAGTACTTTAAATCGGTTCTCAGCCCTTCAACAAGCAGTTCCCACGGAAAGCACAGATAACAGGCGTGTGGTACAGAG GAGTAGCTTGAGCCGGGAACGAGGCGAGAAAGCTGGGGACCGGGGAGACCGCCTAGAGCGGAGTGAACGGGGAGGTGACCGTGGGGACCGGCTTGATCGTGCACGGACACCCGCCACGAAGCGGAGCTTCAGCAAGGAAGTGGAGGAGCGGAGTAGAGAGCGGCCCTCCCAGCCAGAGGGACTGCGCAAGGCAGCTAGCCTCACGGAGGATCGGGACCGTGGGCGGGATGCTG TGAAGCGAGAAGCTACCCTTCCCCCGGTAAGTCCCCCGAAGGCAGCACTTTctgaggaggagctggagaagaaATCCAAGGCCATCATTGAGGAATACCTCCATCTCAATGACATGAAG GAGGCAGTACAGTGTGTGCAAGAGCTGTCCTCACCCTCCCTGCTCTTCATCTTTGTACGGCATGGTGTTGAGTCTACACTGGAGCGCAGCGCCATTGCTCGTGAGCGTATGGGGCAGCTGCTACACCAGCTACTCTATGCAGGACACCTCTCCACTGCTCAGTACTACCAAGG ACTGTATGAAATCCTAGAATTGGCTGAAGACATGGAAATTGATATCCCCCACGTGTGGCTCTACCTAGCGGAACTGGTAACACCCATTCTGCAGGAAGGTGGAGTGCCCATGGGGGAGCTATTCCG GGAGATTACAAAGCCTCTAAGACCCCTGGGCAAAGCTGCTTCCCTGTTGCTGGAGATCCTGGGCCTCCTATGCAAAAGCATG GGTCCCAAAAAGGTGGGGACACTGTGGCGAGAAGCTGGGCTCAGCTGGAAGGAATTTCTGCCGGAAGGCCAGGACATTGGTGCATTTGTCACTAAACAG AAGGTAGAGTATACTCTGGGAGAGGAGTCAGAATCCCTTGGCCAGAGGGCACTGCCCTCCGAGGAGCTGACCAAGCAGCTGGAGAAGCTGCTGAAGGACGGCAGCAGTAACCAGCAGGTGTTTGACTGGATAGAG GCCAACCTGAGTGAGCAGCAGATAGCATCCAACACATTAGTTCGAGCCCTCATGACAGCTGTCTGCTATTCTGCAATCATCT TTGAGACTCCCCTCCGAGTGGATGTTGCAGTGCTGAAAGCGCGAGCGAAACTGCTAGAGAAATACCTGTGTGATGAGCAGAAGGAGTTGCAGGCGCTCTATGCCCTCCAGGCCCTTGTAGTGACCTTAGAACAGCCCGCCA ACCTGCTTCGGACATTCTTTGATACCCTGTATGATGAGGACGTGGTGAAGGAGGACGCATTCTACAGCTGGGAGAGTAGCAAAGACCCCGCTGAGCAGCAGGGCAAGGGTGTAGCCCTTAAATCTGTCACAACCTTCTTCAATTGGCTtcgacaggaggaggaggagtctgACCACAACTGA
- the EIF4G1 gene encoding eukaryotic translation initiation factor 4 gamma 1 isoform X1: protein MNKAPQSTGPPPAPSPGLPQPAFPPGQTAPVVFSAPQATQMNTPSQTRQGGFRSLQHFYPSRAQPPSSAASRVQSAAPARPGPAAHVYPAGSQVMMIPSQISYSASQGAYYIPGQGRSTYVVPTQQYPVQPGAPGFYPGASPTEFGTYAGAYYPAQGVQQFPTGVAPAPVLMNQPPQIAPKRERKTIRIRDPNQGGKDITEEIMSGARTASTPTPPQTGGGMEPQANGETPQVAVIVRPDDRSQGAITGVRPGLPGPEHSPSESQPSSPSPTPSPPPILEPGSEANLAVLSIPGDTMTTGMIQMSVEESTPIPHETGEPYCLSPEPTPLAEPILEVEVTLSKPIPESEFSSSSLQVPTPLPSHTVEIHEPNGVVPSEDLEPEEESSPELAPLPPPACPSESPVPIAPTAQPEELLNGAPSPPAVDLSPVSEPEEQPKEVTVSSAPATILTATPAMAPSATPPAQEEEMEEEEEEGEAGEAESEKGGEELLPTENTPVPPHSSQNLEAAAITQVAVSVPKRRRKIKELNKKEAVGDLLDAFKEVNVTVPEVENQPPAVNNPRPESEGSSVPPRPEEADETWDSKEDKIHNAENIQPGEQKYEYKSDQWKPLNLEEKKRYDREFLLGFQFIFASMQKPEGLPHISDVVLDKANKTPLRPLDPTRLQGINCGPDFTPSFANLGRPALSGRGPPRGGPGGELPRGPQAGLGPRRSQQGPRKEPRKIIATVLMTEDIKLNKAEKAWKPSSKRTAADKDRGEEDADGSKTQDLFRRVRSILNKLTPQMFQQLMKQVTQLAIDTEERLKGVIDLIFEKAISEPNFSVAYANMCRCLMALKVPTTEKPTVTVNFRKLLLNRCQKEFEKDKDDDEVFEKKQKEMDEAATAEERGRLKEELEEARDIARRRSLGNIKFIGELFKLKMLTEAIMHDCVVKLLKNHDEESLECLCRLLTTIGKDLDFEKAKPRMDQYFNQMEKIIKEKKTSSRIRFMLQDVLDLRGSNWVPRRGDQGPKTIDQIHKEAEMEEHREHIKVQQLMAKGSDKRRGGPPGPPISRGLPLVDDGGWNTVPISKGSRPIDTSRLTKITKPGSIDSNNQLFAPGGRLSWGKGSSGGSGAKPSDAASEAARPATSTLNRFSALQQAVPTESTDNRRVVQRSSLSRERGEKAGDRGDRLERSERGGDRGDRLDRARTPATKRSFSKEVEERSRERPSQPEGLRKAASLTEDRDRGRDAVKREATLPPVSPPKAALSEEELEKKSKAIIEEYLHLNDMKEAVQCVQELSSPSLLFIFVRHGVESTLERSAIARERMGQLLHQLLYAGHLSTAQYYQGLYEILELAEDMEIDIPHVWLYLAELVTPILQEGGVPMGELFREITKPLRPLGKAASLLLEILGLLCKSMGPKKVGTLWREAGLSWKEFLPEGQDIGAFVTKQKVEYTLGEESESLGQRALPSEELTKQLEKLLKDGSSNQQVFDWIEANLSEQQIASNTLVRALMTAVCYSAIIFETPLRVDVAVLKARAKLLEKYLCDEQKELQALYALQALVVTLEQPANLLRTFFDTLYDEDVVKEDAFYSWESSKDPAEQQGKGVALKSVTTFFNWLRQEEEESDHN, encoded by the exons atgaacaaagcTCCACAGTCCACAGGCCCCCCACCCGCCCCATCCCCCGGACTCCCACAG CCAGCGTTTCCCCCGGGGCAGACAGCACCGGTGGTGTTCAGTGCGCCACAAGCGACACAAATGAACACGCCTTCTCAAACCCGCCAG GGAGGATTCAGGTCTCTGCAG CACTTCTACCCTAGCCGGGCTCAGCCCCCAAGCAGTGCAGCCTCCCGAGTGCAGAGTGCAGCCCCTGCCCGCCCTGGCCCAGCTGCCCATGTCTACCCTGCTGGATCCCAAGTAATGATGATCCCTTCCCAGATCTCCTATTCAGCCTCCCAGGGGGCCTACTACATCCCTGGACAG GGGCGTTCCACATATGTTGTCCCGACACAGCAGTACCCTGTGCAGCCAGGAGCCCCAGGCTTCTATCCGGGTGCAAGCCCTACAGAATTTGGGACCTACG ctgGCGCCTATTATCCAGCCCAAGGGGTGCAGCAGTTTCCCACTggtgtggcccctgccccagTTTTGATGAACCAGCCACCCCAGATTGCTCCCAAGAGGGAGCGTAAGACG ATCCGAATTCGAGATCCAAACCAAGGAGGAAAGGATATCACCGAGGAGATCATGTCTGGGGCCCGCACtgcctccactcccacccctccccag ACGGGAGGCGGTATGGAGCCTCAAGCTAATGGGGAGACGCCCCAAGTTGCTGTCATTGTCCGGCCAG ATGACCGGTCACAGGGAGCAATCACTGGGGTCCGGCCAGGACTGCCTGGCCCAGAACACAGCCCTTCAGAGTCCCAGCCTTCATCACCTTCTCCGACCCCATCACCACCCCCAATCTTGGAGCCAGGGTCTGAGGCTAATCTTGCAGTCCTCTCTATTCCTGGGGACACCATGACAACGGGGATGATACAGATGTCTGTAGAAGAATCAACCCCCATCCCCCATGAAACTGGGGAGCCATATTGCCTCTCTCCAGAACCCACTCCTCTCGCTGAACCCATACTGGAAGTAGAAGTGACACTTAGCAAACCAATTCCAGAATCCGAGTTCTCTTCCAGTTCTCTCCAGGTTCCCACCCCCCTGCCATCTCACACAGTGGAAATTCATGAGCCTAATGGCGTGGTCCCGTCTGAGGATCTGGAACCAGAGGAGGAGTCAAGCCCAGAGcttgcccctctccctcccccggCTTGCCCTTCCGAATCTCCTGTGCCCATTGCTCCCACTGCCCAACCTGAGGAACTGCTCAACGGAGCCCCTTCGCCACCAGCTGTGGACTTAAGCCCAGTCAGTGAGCCAGAGGAGCAGCCCAAGGAGGTTACAGTGTCGTCGGCTCCTGCTACCATCCTCACTGCCACTCCAGCTATGGCTCCTTCAGCAACTCCCCCTGctcaggaagaggaaatggaggaagaggaagaagaaggagaagcagGAGAAGCTGAGagtgagaaaggaggagaggaacTGCTCCCCACAGAGAACACCCCTGTCCCACCCCATTCATCCCAGAATTTGGAGGCAGCAGCAATCACCCAAG tggCAGTGTCTGTGCCAAAGAGGAGACGGAAAATTAAGGAGCTAAATAAGAAGGAGGCTGTAGGAGACCTTCTAGATGCCTTCAAGGAG GTGAACGTCACAGTACCAGAGGTGGAGAATCAACCTCCTGCAGTCAACAATCCACGTCCAGAGTCTGAGGGCAGCAGTGTGCCCCCACGGCCTGAGGAAGCAGATGAGACCTGGGACTCAAAGGAAGACAAAATTCACAATGCTGAGAATATTCAGCCCGGGGAACAGAAGTATGAATATAAGTCAG ATCAGTGGAAGCCTCTAAACCTTGAGGAGAAAAAGCGTTATGACCGTGAGTTCCTACTTGGCTTTCAGTTCATCTTTGCCAGTATGCAGAAGCCAGAGGGATTACCCCATATCAGTGATGTCGTGCTGGACAAG GCCAATAAAACACCACTACGACCACTGGATCCCACCAGACTTCAAGGCATAAATTGTGGCCCAGACTTCACTCCGTCCTTTGCCAACCTTGGCCGACCAGCACTTAGTGGTCGTGGGCCCCCAAGGGGTGGGCCAGGTGGGGAGCTGCCCCGCGGGCCG CAGGCTGGCCTAGGACCCCGACGTTCTCAGCAGGGCCCCCGAAAGGAACCACGCAAGATCATTGCCACAGTGTTGATGACCGAGGATATAAAACTGAACAAAGCAGAAAAGGCCTGGAAACCCAGCAGCAAGCGGACGGCGGCTGATAAGGACCGAGGGGAAGAGGATGCTGATGGCAGCAAAACCCAG GACCTGTTCCGCAGGGTGCGCTCCATCCTGAATAAACTGACACCCCAGATGTTCCAGCAGCTGATGAAGCAAGTGACACAGCTGGCCATCGACACCGAGGAACGCCTCAAAGGGGTCATTGACCTCATCTTTGAAAAGGCCATTTCAGAGCCCAACTTCTCTGTAGCCTATGCCAACATGTGCCGCTGCCTCATGGCG CTGAAAGTGCCCACTACAGAAAAGCCAACAGTGACCGTGAACTTCCGAAAACTCTTGTTGAATCGTTGTCAGAAGGAATTTGAGAAAGATAAAGACGATGATGAGGTTtttgagaagaaacaaaaagagatgGATGAAGCTGCTACG GCAGAGGAACGGGGACGTCTGAAGGAAGAGCTGGAAGAGGCTCGGGACATAGCCCGGCGGCGCTCTTTAGGGAATATCAAGTTTATTGGGGAGCTGTTCAAGCTAAAGATGTTAACAGAAGCGATAATGCATGACTGTGTGGTGAAACTGCTTAAGAACCATGATGAAGAGTCCCTCGAATGCCTGTGCCGTCTGCTCACCACCATTGGCAAAGACCTGGACTTTGAAAAAGCCAAG CCCCGAATGGATCAGTATTTCAACCAGATggaaaaaatcattaaagaaaagaagacatcTTCTCGCATCCGCTTTATGCTGCAGGATGTGCTGGATCTGCGAGGG AGCAATTGGGTGCCGCGCCGAGGGGATCAGGGTCCCAAGACCATTGACCAGATCCACAAGGAGGCAGAGATGGAGGAGCATCGGGAGCACATCAAAGTGCAACAGCTCATGGCCAAGGGCAGCGACAAGCGTCGGGGTGGCCCTCCAGGCCCACCTATCA GCCGTGGCCTTCCACTTGTGGATGATGGTGGCTGGAACACAGTCCCCATCAGCAAAGGCAGCCGCCCCATTGACACCTCACGACTCACGAAGATCACCAAG cctggCTCCATTGATTCTAACAACCAGCTCTTTGCACCTGGAGGGCGGCTGAGCTGGGGCAAGGGCAGCAGCGGAGGCTCAGGAGCCAAGCCTTCAGATGCAG CATCAGAAGCCGCTCGTCCAGCTACTAGTACTTTAAATCGGTTCTCAGCCCTTCAACAAGCAGTTCCCACGGAAAGCACAGATAACAGGCGTGTGGTACAGAG GAGTAGCTTGAGCCGGGAACGAGGCGAGAAAGCTGGGGACCGGGGAGACCGCCTAGAGCGGAGTGAACGGGGAGGTGACCGTGGGGACCGGCTTGATCGTGCACGGACACCCGCCACGAAGCGGAGCTTCAGCAAGGAAGTGGAGGAGCGGAGTAGAGAGCGGCCCTCCCAGCCAGAGGGACTGCGCAAGGCAGCTAGCCTCACGGAGGATCGGGACCGTGGGCGGGATGCTG TGAAGCGAGAAGCTACCCTTCCCCCGGTAAGTCCCCCGAAGGCAGCACTTTctgaggaggagctggagaagaaATCCAAGGCCATCATTGAGGAATACCTCCATCTCAATGACATGAAG GAGGCAGTACAGTGTGTGCAAGAGCTGTCCTCACCCTCCCTGCTCTTCATCTTTGTACGGCATGGTGTTGAGTCTACACTGGAGCGCAGCGCCATTGCTCGTGAGCGTATGGGGCAGCTGCTACACCAGCTACTCTATGCAGGACACCTCTCCACTGCTCAGTACTACCAAGG ACTGTATGAAATCCTAGAATTGGCTGAAGACATGGAAATTGATATCCCCCACGTGTGGCTCTACCTAGCGGAACTGGTAACACCCATTCTGCAGGAAGGTGGAGTGCCCATGGGGGAGCTATTCCG GGAGATTACAAAGCCTCTAAGACCCCTGGGCAAAGCTGCTTCCCTGTTGCTGGAGATCCTGGGCCTCCTATGCAAAAGCATG GGTCCCAAAAAGGTGGGGACACTGTGGCGAGAAGCTGGGCTCAGCTGGAAGGAATTTCTGCCGGAAGGCCAGGACATTGGTGCATTTGTCACTAAACAG AAGGTAGAGTATACTCTGGGAGAGGAGTCAGAATCCCTTGGCCAGAGGGCACTGCCCTCCGAGGAGCTGACCAAGCAGCTGGAGAAGCTGCTGAAGGACGGCAGCAGTAACCAGCAGGTGTTTGACTGGATAGAG GCCAACCTGAGTGAGCAGCAGATAGCATCCAACACATTAGTTCGAGCCCTCATGACAGCTGTCTGCTATTCTGCAATCATCT TTGAGACTCCCCTCCGAGTGGATGTTGCAGTGCTGAAAGCGCGAGCGAAACTGCTAGAGAAATACCTGTGTGATGAGCAGAAGGAGTTGCAGGCGCTCTATGCCCTCCAGGCCCTTGTAGTGACCTTAGAACAGCCCGCCA ACCTGCTTCGGACATTCTTTGATACCCTGTATGATGAGGACGTGGTGAAGGAGGACGCATTCTACAGCTGGGAGAGTAGCAAAGACCCCGCTGAGCAGCAGGGCAAGGGTGTAGCCCTTAAATCTGTCACAACCTTCTTCAATTGGCTtcgacaggaggaggaggagtctgACCACAACTGA